AAACCTTTCAGTAAAACCCTTCTTCCATGATGACCTTTATCACTTTAATATCAGCTGGCAAAAGAAGCTTTGTGAGTACGAACAAAAAGAATCCAAGCAATCCAGTGTCATTTTTCTGATGGACACAACGAAATGTAAATGCCCTGAATATAAcggctgttttttaaatgctgttttaaGCGGAGATATTTATTCATCTCCACATGGAAGTGTCTGAAAACCTTCAGACCTAATGTATCACGAGTGCCTGTAATATTTAACACATACCATGGAGACAATAATGAGTTTTGTCCCCGGAGTTAGACTCAGTTTGTGTTCTTTGGTTTACAAATCTCTGCACCTTTGACTAATCCATTTGTAACTCCAATAATGAACGGTACATCTATGTTACTGGGAAGAATGGATGGAATAACACTCAAACCAAACAGTTTGGGGAAATAAGATCTTTAAAATGcagattcaatttttttttttttttttaaattacccaCCAATTTACGCCTATACTTCTTAGCAttcagcaagaaaaaaaaaaactgagtatcttaatgttttaaagacGTGTTTAGTATTCACAGCATAGAAATATAGCAAGAGTAGAGGACACTTAACTCTTTACTGTGGAAATTTGATTAGTTCAAAAGAAAATGGCACTCAGCACTGTGCATTGACCATAAAATAGAATGAGTTGGCTCGCTAAAAACGGTCAGTTCGTTTGCAATGGCACACATTAAAATGGCTGCTACTCCAACCATCCTGCTATGTTAATTTTAATGGGAATGTCTGTTCTCTCATTCTATTTTTATGAATCAGGTTACTTAAGTATCATTTCAGGAGAGGAAAGCAAAtagaaagaaataacaaaaagccaaagaataTTAAAAGGGGGTTAAAATATAAGTCATAAACGTTTGAGCATCAGTGAAGCCAATATGGCTTCTGCTCACAACTAATGAGTCCAAAGGACAGGAAATTTGCAACAAATAAGATTTGACTCCAACTGTTTACATTACAGGCCTAAGGTTGCATTCCCACCAAATCAGGCGTTGTGGTGATCAGCGCAGCGTTGTGAGACGGTATGGGAGTGTTACATAAACGAGCCATGTGTGTCTCCATTGTGTTCCCCACTCCATTGCGTTTTCTTTGATTGTCAGTACAACACACTTGCAGTGATTGGTAGTTTGTTGGTAATTCTGTTTCAACTTTTCGCTGTAAGCTGCTGCATTTTTCCCCCGACATCCTCTGCAGCCCAATTGCAGTAGCCACATTCACATGAATGGCAGGACTGGCGTTTTCGCCGAACACCCAATTTGATGTGAATGCAGCCTAACCCTTGTTTCCAGTCCGTAATGGGTCGATCTTGAAGGTTTCTGTATGAGGTAACAGGCTTCAGCTTTGGTTAGCTTATTTGCTCATGTTTTTACAGGTAGTGACCAGCAGATACACTTCCTGTTTCTGGTGAGTGTGTATCCCCTTGTTATGGACCCGTAGACCCAACGTTCAGCTCGTGGACGTCTTTGCCGTGAGATCAGTTGTCTCTAGAGGGACATGCCTGGAAGGTCATTTGTTGTACGTCAGCCTGTAACTCCAAAGCATGATGCCACACAACATTTATCCCCTGGgagtctctttctcctcctctttgcTGTCAGAGTCATGTAGGGTCATTGATAAATATGTTCAAAGTATTGAGGCTGAGGATTCTCTTTGACATATTTCTGAATGTACCAGCAGGTCAAGTGGGCTTTCAGATCCTCTTCCACCACAAAATCCATGGCTGCCTGCCatcacaaaagcataaaaatcaCATCACAACGGTTCTAAcaggcattttctttttttaatgttattattattattattattattattattattacatgttgGGCCTTTAAGACATGAACAGAAAGAtgaactttctctcttctcGTAAGATGATGATAGAGGAAAATGTATGAGTTTTACCTTGGCCAGGTGCTTGGCTATTCCTCTACCTCTGTAAGCATCTGGAACTTCAGTGTGTTGCAAGTCCACTGTCTTCTTCCCAACATATTCATACAGCAGAACTGCACGATCATGAGATCCTGAGGGCAGACAGAGGTCACAGTTCTTGATTGTGTTAAGTTGGTCTCAACCCAACCCAGTTTCATAAAGTTTGCAAAAAGCAACAGCAACCCCACCTAGCTGGGTGATTGTCAAAAATTGATTGTTACGCACATAGTCTAAGTTATTGATCAAGTTGCAGGAGCATCTTGAAATCTATGCATAATACTGCAACATGGCTGCACAATTAGACAAGGCATGAGTAATGTCCTTCAGTGTGCTTTCAATAACCTCAAAACTTTAGGGTTTGATACCATGTGGTGCCAAAGTTAATAGCCTATACCTTTAACAGAAAAGAACACATCCCATAGCAGGTTCAGACAATGCTTGTGGAAAAGAATAATGTAGCTGGTAGGAGAGAGACAGAACTTGAAGATCTTCACCAATTTGCTGTGAACACATATCAC
The nucleotide sequence above comes from Etheostoma spectabile isolate EspeVRDwgs_2016 chromosome 15, UIUC_Espe_1.0, whole genome shotgun sequence. Encoded proteins:
- the natd1 gene encoding protein NATD1 translates to MAQAAPANVFDANNSQIQVEHDKKRRQFVIRLNGSHDRAVLLYEYVGKKTVDLQHTEVPDAYRGRGIAKHLAKAAMDFVVEEDLKAHLTCWYIQKYVKENPQPQYFEHIYQ